From a region of the Ardenticatena maritima genome:
- a CDS encoding cupin domain-containing protein, with protein sequence MPSQTVNVIRWTENEPPTEATLRERMTREGLHPYRWGNAPHDVYGVHSHPYHKVIYVVRGSITFHLPETGEDITLRAGDRLELPAGVRHAATVGPQGVVCLEAHR encoded by the coding sequence ATGCCATCCCAAACGGTCAACGTGATACGCTGGACGGAAAACGAGCCGCCAACAGAAGCAACACTCCGTGAGCGTATGACGCGCGAGGGGTTGCATCCCTACCGGTGGGGCAATGCACCGCATGACGTGTACGGTGTGCATAGCCACCCCTACCACAAGGTGATTTACGTGGTGCGTGGGAGTATCACCTTCCACCTTCCTGAGACGGGGGAAGACATCACACTCCGCGCCGGCGACCGCCTCGAATTGCCCGCGGGCGTTCGCCATGCCGCAACCGTTGGCCCCCAAGGCGTTGTCTGTTTGGAAGCGCACCGATGA
- the polX gene encoding DNA polymerase/3'-5' exonuclease PolX produces the protein MGTAKPLTNRDVVRILREIAALLEIKGENRYRILAYQRAADAIEHLGRDLHALWQEGRLDEIPGVGEAIAAKIDELFRTGRLEYLERLEREYPRTLIELLDVPDLGPKRVRTLYEQLGITTLDELEQAARDGKLRTLPGFGAKTEAKILEGIQRLRRRSDRTLLGVALPRALDIVQTLREQVGSALVEIELAGSLRRRKATIGDMDIVAAAHDPDAVMEAFAALPQVAEVLWRGSTKTRVRLHTGDEVDLRVVAPERWGTALQYFTGSQAHNVRLREMALAQGLSLSEYSFKREDGSEILCAHEEEVYATLGLAWVPPELREDWGEIEAARMGTLPRLVTLNDIRGDLHMHTTASDGRLSLREMVEGARRRGYAYIAITDHSQSLGMVNGLDVERLRAQRAEIRALQVEYDDILILQGAEVEIKADGTLDYPDDVLAELDIVIASLHTALRQPREQITQRLLNAIRNPHVDIIGHPTGRLLLKRDGADLDMDAVLQAAAETGTVLEINASPERLDLDPVYVRQAIARGCLLAIDTDAHHTDDFANMQYGVWQARRGWAEARHILNTRSREAFEAWLASRRAS, from the coding sequence ATGGGCACCGCCAAACCGCTAACCAATCGCGACGTTGTGCGCATTCTGCGCGAAATTGCCGCCCTGCTTGAAATCAAGGGCGAAAACCGCTACCGCATTCTGGCCTACCAGCGCGCCGCTGACGCCATCGAACACCTGGGGCGCGACTTGCATGCGCTCTGGCAAGAAGGGCGGCTGGACGAGATTCCCGGCGTCGGTGAAGCCATCGCCGCCAAAATTGACGAACTCTTTCGCACTGGGCGGCTGGAATACCTCGAACGCCTGGAACGTGAGTACCCTCGCACACTTATCGAACTCCTCGACGTACCCGACCTGGGTCCCAAACGGGTGCGCACGCTTTACGAGCAACTGGGCATCACGACGTTAGACGAACTGGAACAAGCCGCCCGCGACGGTAAACTGCGCACACTGCCCGGCTTTGGCGCGAAAACCGAAGCCAAAATCCTCGAAGGCATTCAGCGCTTGCGTCGGCGGAGCGACCGCACCTTGCTGGGGGTTGCCCTGCCGCGCGCCCTCGACATCGTGCAGACCCTGCGCGAACAGGTCGGCTCGGCGCTGGTGGAGATTGAACTCGCAGGGAGTTTGCGGCGACGCAAAGCCACCATCGGCGACATGGACATCGTCGCCGCCGCCCACGACCCCGACGCTGTTATGGAAGCGTTTGCCGCCTTGCCGCAAGTGGCTGAGGTCTTGTGGCGCGGAAGCACCAAAACGCGCGTGCGCCTGCACACAGGCGATGAAGTGGACTTGCGCGTGGTGGCGCCTGAACGGTGGGGCACGGCGCTGCAATACTTCACGGGAAGCCAGGCGCACAATGTCCGCCTGCGTGAGATGGCGCTTGCCCAGGGATTGAGCCTGAGCGAGTACAGTTTCAAACGCGAAGATGGCAGCGAGATTCTCTGCGCACATGAAGAAGAGGTGTACGCCACGTTAGGGCTGGCATGGGTTCCCCCGGAATTGCGCGAGGATTGGGGCGAAATCGAAGCCGCCCGCATGGGGACGCTGCCCAGACTGGTGACGCTCAACGACATTCGCGGCGACTTGCACATGCACACCACCGCCAGCGATGGACGCCTCTCACTGCGCGAGATGGTTGAAGGGGCGCGGCGGCGCGGCTACGCCTACATCGCCATTACCGACCACTCGCAAAGTTTGGGCATGGTGAACGGGCTGGACGTTGAACGTCTGCGCGCCCAGCGTGCTGAAATTCGCGCCCTGCAAGTCGAATACGATGACATCCTCATCCTGCAAGGGGCTGAGGTCGAAATCAAAGCGGATGGCACCCTCGATTACCCGGATGATGTTCTCGCTGAACTCGACATTGTGATTGCTTCACTGCACACCGCCTTGCGCCAACCGCGCGAGCAGATTACCCAGCGCCTGCTCAACGCCATTCGCAACCCGCATGTGGACATCATCGGGCATCCAACCGGGCGGCTTTTGCTCAAACGAGATGGCGCCGACCTCGATATGGACGCTGTTTTGCAAGCCGCCGCGGAAACAGGCACCGTGCTGGAAATCAACGCCTCGCCTGAACGGCTCGACCTCGATCCCGTCTATGTACGCCAGGCGATTGCACGCGGCTGCCTGCTTGCCATTGACACCGACGCCCACCATACGGACGATTTCGCAAACATGCAGTACGGCGTCTGGCAGGCGCGGCGTGGCTGGGCGGAAGCACGCCACATCCTCAACACCCGTTCGCGCGAAGCGTTTGAAGCGTGGCTGGCAAGCAGGCGTGCATCGTGA
- a CDS encoding RNA polymerase sigma factor — MTQFWLWLLLAYILVRLGVRTTTQPHPTTDDRPLVEAAQAGDLDAFNQLVGRYQRLAYNVAYRIMGDADAAADATQEAFLAAYRKLDTYQPGTSFKAWLLRIVTNKCYDALRAHKRRPTASLDALLLDPDKPDRPFEQVAPERPDEAVEQQELHELLQALLLTLPPDQRAVLVLADIQGYKYHEIAEILGIEIGTVKSRLFRARRKMRDALREHEELLPPAYRFQNRP; from the coding sequence ATGACCCAATTCTGGCTTTGGCTCCTGCTGGCGTACATCCTTGTCCGGCTGGGAGTGCGCACGACAACCCAACCCCACCCAACAACTGACGATCGCCCGCTCGTGGAAGCCGCACAAGCAGGCGACCTTGACGCGTTCAACCAACTGGTGGGGCGCTACCAGCGGTTGGCGTACAACGTCGCCTACCGCATCATGGGGGACGCCGACGCCGCCGCCGATGCAACGCAAGAAGCGTTTCTCGCCGCCTACCGCAAACTGGACACCTATCAGCCCGGCACATCGTTCAAGGCGTGGTTGTTGCGAATCGTCACCAACAAATGCTACGATGCGCTGCGTGCGCACAAACGCCGTCCCACGGCTTCGCTGGACGCCCTGCTGCTTGACCCTGACAAACCAGACCGCCCTTTTGAACAGGTGGCGCCTGAGCGTCCCGATGAAGCCGTAGAACAGCAAGAATTGCATGAATTGTTGCAAGCCCTTTTGCTTACCCTGCCACCCGACCAGCGGGCGGTGCTCGTCTTGGCCGACATCCAAGGCTACAAGTATCACGAAATCGCCGAGATTCTGGGCATTGAGATTGGCACGGTGAAAAGCCGCTTGTTCCGCGCACGCCGCAAAATGCGCGACGCATTACGAGAACATGAGGAACTTTTACCGCCTGCGTATCGTTTTCAAAACAGGCCCTAG
- a CDS encoding anti-sigma factor family protein — protein sequence MHINPETLSAYLDNEVSAEEREAIEAHLSACAECRRELDELRWTVSLMAQLPEVREPRPFYVRRADLEPARPRWQTWLAAWRPLFRVASYAGTAIVLLLLVLNVLSLATPMAEAPMPTAMEMQMDMQAESAPAEKAAPPAGEAFITAEEESAAEASEESGIESMQAEEAPSALTRTITQTGAAGSAASADIAAASATPEAAPSAPPPTVEKPLLALPRLTLAALLFTLLAVILYQGSSRWAPPNR from the coding sequence ATGCACATCAATCCAGAAACATTGTCAGCCTATCTTGATAACGAAGTGAGCGCAGAAGAGCGCGAAGCGATTGAAGCCCATCTCAGCGCTTGCGCCGAGTGTCGGCGCGAACTCGACGAACTGCGCTGGACCGTCAGCCTCATGGCGCAGTTGCCCGAAGTGCGTGAGCCGCGCCCCTTCTACGTGCGCCGCGCCGACCTGGAACCGGCGCGCCCGCGTTGGCAAACCTGGCTGGCGGCCTGGCGTCCGCTCTTCCGCGTTGCCAGTTATGCAGGCACTGCCATTGTTCTGTTGTTGCTGGTGCTCAACGTGCTATCGCTCGCCACGCCGATGGCAGAAGCGCCCATGCCCACGGCAATGGAAATGCAAATGGACATGCAAGCAGAATCCGCGCCGGCTGAAAAAGCCGCCCCGCCGGCTGGGGAAGCCTTCATCACCGCAGAAGAAGAAAGCGCCGCTGAGGCGTCGGAAGAAAGCGGTATCGAAAGCATGCAGGCGGAAGAAGCGCCCTCGGCGTTGACACGCACCATAACCCAAACAGGAGCGGCTGGAAGCGCTGCAAGCGCCGACATCGCCGCTGCAAGTGCTACCCCCGAAGCCGCACCATCAGCCCCACCCCCAACGGTGGAGAAGCCCTTGCTCGCGCTGCCGCGCTTGACGCTTGCCGCACTCCTCTTTACCCTTCTCGCGGTCATCCTCTACCAAGGGAGCAGCCGATGGGCACCGCCAAACCGCTAA
- a CDS encoding TolB-like translocation protein yields the protein MRRLYITVFMAFTLVASCVVILASLALGAWWWQRSARFQPDTPPGRLLVLDFDGHIRTMRPDGSDVRTLTEDDPHGLFRQEPMWSPDGRWVAWVSEYPEHDGYSPALSIARADGSDRHDVLLPAVPVYLAWRPTSDAIAVLLPDDVSGLSLVLIDRENGDKRVLSRGQPFYFDWSPDGRELLAHIDRRLVLLDMQGHEAMLAHTEGRFAAPDWSDDGQLWAYAVLSAESPRLVIRDRNQRTTSRVSEFDGRITFAFSPDGTQIAYIPTAPSSTLPTLGPLWLLNRQAGVLREVSAAPVLAFFWSPDGRTLAFLRYEVDEHPPPPTAPETGLQRVLWQTPATVWFRWHIWDGERTYPTAARFRPGGVYASEYVRFFDQYARTTQFWSPDGRAFVFAGEVEGERNGIWVQPVGESAPPRWVGTGHVAFWSPHGD from the coding sequence ATGCGACGACTTTACATAACGGTGTTCATGGCGTTTACCCTTGTAGCCAGCTGTGTGGTCATCCTTGCGAGCCTGGCACTTGGGGCGTGGTGGTGGCAACGCAGCGCACGTTTTCAACCCGATACGCCGCCAGGGCGGCTACTTGTGCTCGATTTCGATGGGCATATCCGCACCATGCGACCTGACGGGAGCGATGTGCGCACGCTCACAGAAGACGACCCGCATGGGCTGTTCCGCCAGGAGCCGATGTGGTCGCCGGACGGGCGTTGGGTGGCGTGGGTGAGCGAATACCCGGAGCATGATGGCTATTCACCCGCATTGAGCATTGCCCGCGCTGATGGGAGTGATCGCCATGATGTTCTTCTGCCCGCTGTGCCGGTGTACCTCGCCTGGCGTCCGACAAGCGACGCCATCGCGGTATTGCTTCCCGACGATGTCAGCGGCTTGTCGCTGGTGTTGATTGACCGAGAAAATGGCGACAAGCGAGTGCTCTCGCGCGGACAACCGTTTTATTTCGATTGGTCACCGGATGGGCGCGAACTCCTGGCGCACATTGACCGCCGTCTTGTACTCCTGGACATGCAGGGGCATGAAGCGATGCTCGCGCATACAGAAGGGCGCTTTGCCGCCCCTGATTGGAGCGACGACGGCCAGCTGTGGGCGTATGCGGTCTTATCGGCGGAATCGCCGCGCCTGGTGATTCGTGATCGCAATCAACGCACTACGTCGCGCGTGAGCGAGTTTGACGGACGTATCACCTTCGCCTTTTCGCCAGACGGGACGCAAATCGCCTACATTCCCACTGCGCCCTCGTCCACACTGCCGACGCTGGGCCCCTTGTGGTTGTTGAATCGGCAGGCTGGTGTTTTGCGCGAGGTAAGCGCCGCGCCCGTGCTGGCTTTTTTCTGGTCGCCGGATGGGCGCACCCTGGCTTTCTTGCGCTACGAGGTTGACGAACACCCACCCCCGCCGACGGCTCCCGAAACCGGTTTGCAGCGTGTGTTGTGGCAAACACCGGCGACGGTCTGGTTTCGCTGGCACATCTGGGATGGCGAACGCACTTACCCCACCGCGGCGCGCTTCCGACCGGGCGGCGTCTATGCGAGCGAGTATGTGCGCTTTTTCGACCAGTACGCCCGCACAACGCAATTTTGGTCGCCGGATGGGCGCGCTTTTGTGTTCGCGGGTGAGGTAGAAGGAGAGCGCAACGGCATTTGGGTGCAACCGGTAGGGGAATCCGCCCCGCCGCGATGGGTCGGTACGGGGCATGTGGCGTTTTGGTCGCCACATGGTGATTGA
- the ligA gene encoding NAD-dependent DNA ligase LigA, which yields MDIEHLSLEEARERAEKLRKLIEYHNYRYYVLDAPEISDAEYDALMNELRAIEEKFPELRTPDSPTQRVGAPPRDEFPKVTHAIPMLSLASVFHEEDVRKWYERVLRLSGREQVDVTVEPKIDGLAISLTYENGVLTLGATRGDGTTGEDVTPNVRTVKQIPLRIPVEGERRRLHDDMPPFPEVHEAPPLIEVRGEVYMRKDDFEELNRRQQEKGEPTFANPRNAAAGSLRQLDSRVTAQRPLSFFAYGVGRVEGVTLRTQWDVLGYLGALGFPINPDARHFDDFEAALAYAKAWMQRREELDYEVDGVVFKVNDLALWETLGVAGREPRYAVALKFPPSEAVTILKDIVVTVGRTGRLVPNAVLEPVEIGGVTVSHATLHNEDYVLERDLRIGDHVVVRRAGDVIPQVVRPIPELRTGKEKPWRMPKTCPACGEPVTRPEGEVDYYCTNVACPAQLVRRVEHFVSRGAMDIEGFGSKQAQKFVELGLLHDPADIYYLTKEQILQVEGFAEKSADNLLRAIEASKTRGLARLLFALGIRYVGSTVAHLLARHYRTLDDIMQAPQAELEQIEGIGPRTAASIVEWFSHEPNRNMIEKLRRAGVSFQSLEYVAPEEAQPRPLEGLTFVITGTLHSMTREEAKARLEALGAKVASSVSRKTSYLIVGEEPGSKLQKAQQLGVPTIDEATFLRLLEEGRDALP from the coding sequence ATGGATATTGAACACCTTTCATTGGAAGAAGCGCGCGAACGCGCTGAAAAACTCCGCAAGCTCATTGAATACCACAACTATCGCTACTATGTTCTCGATGCACCCGAAATCAGCGACGCCGAATATGACGCGCTGATGAACGAACTGCGCGCCATCGAGGAAAAATTCCCCGAATTGCGCACACCCGATTCTCCAACACAGCGCGTGGGGGCACCCCCGCGTGACGAGTTTCCCAAGGTGACGCACGCGATTCCCATGCTCAGCCTCGCAAGCGTGTTTCACGAGGAAGATGTGCGCAAGTGGTACGAGCGCGTCTTGCGGCTGAGTGGGCGCGAGCAGGTGGATGTAACCGTCGAACCCAAAATTGACGGTCTGGCTATCAGCCTGACCTACGAAAACGGAGTGTTGACGTTGGGGGCCACCCGTGGAGACGGGACGACCGGCGAGGATGTGACGCCCAACGTGCGCACGGTGAAGCAAATTCCGCTGCGCATTCCTGTGGAAGGCGAGCGCCGTCGCCTGCATGATGACATGCCCCCCTTCCCAGAAGTGCATGAAGCGCCACCGCTCATCGAAGTGCGCGGCGAGGTGTACATGCGCAAAGATGACTTCGAGGAACTCAACCGCCGCCAGCAAGAGAAAGGCGAACCCACTTTTGCCAACCCGCGCAACGCCGCCGCGGGCTCGCTGCGCCAGCTTGATAGCCGCGTGACGGCGCAACGCCCGCTCAGTTTCTTTGCTTATGGTGTGGGGCGCGTCGAAGGCGTGACGTTGCGCACGCAGTGGGACGTGTTGGGGTATCTGGGCGCGCTGGGTTTTCCCATCAACCCAGACGCACGCCACTTCGATGATTTTGAGGCGGCGCTGGCGTATGCCAAAGCCTGGATGCAACGCCGCGAGGAGCTTGACTACGAAGTGGACGGCGTTGTTTTCAAAGTGAACGATTTGGCGCTGTGGGAAACGTTGGGCGTTGCCGGGCGCGAACCACGCTACGCCGTCGCGTTGAAATTCCCGCCCAGCGAAGCCGTGACCATTCTGAAAGACATCGTAGTCACGGTGGGGCGCACAGGGCGGCTCGTGCCCAACGCCGTGCTCGAACCAGTTGAAATCGGCGGGGTGACTGTGAGCCATGCCACGCTCCACAACGAAGACTACGTACTCGAACGCGATTTGCGCATTGGCGACCACGTGGTGGTGCGCCGCGCCGGCGATGTTATTCCGCAGGTGGTGCGCCCCATTCCTGAATTGCGTACCGGCAAGGAAAAACCGTGGCGCATGCCCAAAACGTGCCCGGCGTGTGGAGAACCGGTCACGCGCCCCGAAGGCGAGGTGGATTATTACTGCACCAACGTTGCCTGTCCCGCGCAATTGGTGCGGCGCGTCGAACACTTTGTCAGTCGGGGGGCGATGGACATTGAGGGGTTTGGTTCAAAGCAAGCGCAAAAATTCGTCGAATTGGGGCTTTTGCACGACCCCGCCGACATTTACTACCTGACCAAAGAGCAGATTTTGCAAGTGGAAGGCTTTGCCGAAAAAAGCGCCGACAACCTGTTGCGCGCTATCGAAGCCAGCAAGACGCGCGGGCTGGCGCGCCTGCTCTTCGCCCTGGGTATTCGCTATGTCGGCAGCACGGTAGCGCACCTGCTGGCGCGCCACTACCGCACACTCGACGACATCATGCAAGCCCCGCAAGCCGAATTGGAGCAGATCGAGGGCATTGGTCCCCGCACAGCCGCCAGCATTGTGGAATGGTTCAGCCATGAGCCCAACCGCAACATGATTGAAAAATTGCGTCGGGCGGGCGTTTCATTCCAAAGCCTGGAATACGTCGCGCCTGAGGAAGCCCAACCGCGCCCGCTCGAAGGCTTGACGTTCGTCATCACTGGAACCCTGCACAGTATGACGCGCGAAGAAGCCAAAGCGCGGCTGGAAGCATTGGGCGCCAAGGTCGCCAGCAGTGTGAGCCGCAAAACGTCGTACCTCATCGTCGGCGAAGAGCCCGGTTCAAAATTGCAGAAAGCCCAGCAATTGGGCGTGCCCACAATTGATGAAGCCACCTTCCTGCGCCTGTTGGAAGAAGGGCGCGACGCACTCCCTTGA
- a CDS encoding cyclic nucleotide-binding domain-containing protein: MLKRFLKNAPLFSRLTDEERQVIAAHMHLQRFHQGDILFEQGAPATAMYVVRSGLLRLINVEDGRIIANLGPANLAGETDMILGLPYEVRGEAATDLDVWVLSRNDWLDIIEMHPLIAIKVGSFLGQPIGDTKTYLTTLLQQSSLFEDVPVHVLEALAEQMQLETKQHGELVFQANAPARYAYTIGEGRVALVSINPNDTDPFRYAAQGDWIGVEAVLRGGTYGAVARADGDVQLWKIEREALLDLVERYPLLRDIFRRQQPEAETIDRIAARDALQQTNLFADLPLDVLDDVIRSLIVEHVEPNEVLASPQEPLNALCILHRGRLQVIEDGKVLAEYEEGSTFGENILLTGRPLTQTIRAVEASTLWCLPKETFERLMARHNELGSRVSFLLRSLLSEEQAASPEQQSFLRMFPLFFALDDEALAAIEATLRREVYPAGTLIYHQGEWPEAFYLVYEGEVRVTNSRGKVTIVRPGGFLGETALLTGSEHAETAQTITDVIVYAMPRPDFEAMLERHPHIALSLSRTLSARLQRLQKNETAPLLQDSERASPGARAANALVFDRESAGLSTHLWDQAIEWFAYLSTGAKIRLVIVALLFFWLVGVVAPWLVVQRLEGESLNMRETPAVVFVETII; encoded by the coding sequence GTGCTGAAGCGTTTTTTGAAAAATGCGCCTTTGTTTTCCCGCTTGACTGACGAAGAGCGTCAAGTCATCGCCGCGCATATGCACCTGCAACGTTTTCACCAGGGCGATATCCTGTTTGAACAGGGCGCACCGGCGACGGCGATGTACGTCGTGCGGTCTGGATTGCTGCGACTTATCAACGTTGAGGATGGGCGTATCATCGCCAACCTTGGTCCCGCCAATCTGGCCGGCGAAACTGACATGATTTTGGGGTTGCCGTATGAAGTGCGCGGCGAAGCCGCCACCGATTTGGATGTCTGGGTGCTGTCGCGCAACGATTGGCTGGATATCATCGAAATGCACCCCCTGATTGCCATCAAGGTCGGGAGTTTCCTGGGACAGCCGATTGGCGATACGAAGACCTACCTGACGACGCTTCTGCAACAGTCGTCGCTTTTTGAAGACGTACCCGTGCATGTGCTGGAAGCCCTGGCTGAGCAGATGCAACTTGAAACCAAGCAACATGGCGAACTGGTGTTCCAGGCCAACGCCCCCGCCCGCTACGCCTACACCATTGGCGAAGGGCGCGTCGCCCTTGTTTCCATCAACCCGAATGACACCGACCCTTTCCGCTATGCGGCACAGGGGGATTGGATTGGCGTCGAAGCGGTCTTGCGTGGCGGCACCTACGGCGCGGTTGCGCGTGCTGACGGCGATGTGCAGCTCTGGAAAATTGAGCGTGAAGCGCTTCTCGACCTTGTAGAGCGGTATCCGCTCTTGCGGGATATCTTCCGACGCCAGCAACCCGAAGCTGAAACGATTGACCGCATTGCCGCCCGTGATGCGCTGCAACAAACCAATTTGTTTGCAGATTTGCCGCTGGACGTGCTGGATGACGTCATTCGTTCACTCATTGTCGAACACGTGGAACCCAACGAAGTCCTGGCGTCTCCGCAAGAGCCGCTCAACGCCCTCTGCATTTTGCACCGTGGCCGGTTGCAAGTGATTGAAGATGGGAAGGTGCTCGCCGAGTATGAGGAAGGTTCAACATTTGGCGAAAACATTTTGCTGACGGGGCGTCCTTTGACGCAAACCATACGTGCTGTTGAAGCGAGCACGCTCTGGTGTTTGCCCAAAGAGACGTTCGAGCGCCTGATGGCGCGGCATAATGAACTGGGAAGCCGTGTCAGCTTTTTGTTGCGTAGTCTGCTCAGTGAGGAGCAAGCGGCGTCCCCTGAACAACAATCGTTCCTGCGCATGTTTCCTCTCTTTTTCGCGCTGGATGATGAGGCGCTCGCAGCGATCGAAGCCACATTGCGCCGTGAAGTCTATCCGGCGGGCACACTCATTTATCATCAAGGTGAATGGCCTGAAGCCTTCTACCTGGTGTACGAAGGCGAAGTGCGCGTGACCAATTCGCGCGGCAAAGTGACGATTGTGCGCCCTGGCGGTTTTCTGGGCGAAACAGCGCTCCTGACGGGCAGCGAACACGCTGAAACGGCGCAAACCATCACCGATGTGATTGTGTATGCCATGCCGCGCCCTGATTTCGAGGCAATGTTGGAGCGCCATCCACACATTGCCTTGTCGTTGAGCCGCACGTTGAGCGCACGCCTGCAACGGTTGCAGAAGAACGAGACCGCGCCATTACTGCAAGACAGTGAACGTGCAAGCCCTGGCGCGCGCGCCGCGAACGCTTTGGTCTTTGACCGCGAGTCTGCTGGGCTCTCAACGCATCTCTGGGATCAAGCGATCGAATGGTTTGCGTATCTTTCAACAGGCGCCAAAATTCGTTTGGTGATTGTGGCGCTGCTCTTCTTCTGGCTTGTGGGGGTTGTTGCTCCGTGGCTTGTGGTGCAGCGGCTGGAAGGGGAGAGCCTCAACATGCGTGAGACGCCTGCGGTGGTGTTTGTTGAAACCATCATCTAA